Sequence from the Pontibacter pudoricolor genome:
ATTTATCTGACAGAAGCAATGCCCGGACTTTCCTGAGTGTTGGTCTGCTTCTCTCTGCGCTAACCATGATTTTCATGGGCTTCGTGCCTTTTGCTACCAGTTCTATCCTTATCATGTTTGTGCTCTTGTTCCTGAATGGCTGGTTCCAGGGGATGGGGTGGCCGCCGTGCGGACGTGTGATGGTGCACTGGTTCTCAACCAAAGAGCGCGGTACTAAAATGTCGATCTGGAATGTGGCACATAACGTGGGTGGCGGTTTAATTGGCCCACTATCTATAGCCGCTATTGCCATTTTCGGAACCTGGCAGAGTATTCTGTATTTCCCGGGGCTGGTGGCATTGCTATCTGCGCTGGTAACTTATATGCTCGTTCGCGATACGCCGCAGTCCTGCGGGTTGCCAACTATAGAAGAGTATAAGAACGACTATCCGAAGAACTACTCTGCTGAGCACGAAAAGGAGCTGAGCGCCAAAGACATCTTCTTTAAATATGTATTCAACAACCGCCTGCTTTGGTACATCGCGTTTGCAAACGCATTTGTGTACCTGGTGCGCTACGGCATCCTGGACTGGGCTCCGACTTACTTAGAGGAAGCAAAAGGCTTTTCGGTAAAGGAGACGGGCTGGGCTTATTTTGCTTATGAGTACGCCGGTATACCAGGCACGCTGCTTTGCGGCTGGCTGAGCGATAAAGTATTTAAAGGCCGCCGTGCGCCTGCCACTATTATATACATGGTGCTGGTACTGGTAGCGGTTATAGTTTACTGGAAAAACCCTGCAGGTAACATCTGGATCGATAACCTGGCGCTGATCGCGATTGGCTTCCTGATCTATGGTCCGGTAATGCTGATTGGTGTGCAGGCCCTGGACCTGGTAGCTAAGAAAGCGGCTGGTACTGCTGCCGGCCTTACGGGGCTGTTTGGCTACATGGGCGGTGCACTGTTTGCCAATATTGCCATGGGCTTTGTAGTAGACGAATGGGGCTGGGATGGTGGCTTTATGGTGCTGGTAGCGGCTTGTCTTCTATCTATCTTCTTTACGGCCCTCACCTGGAATAAAGAAAAAGAAAATCTTCAATTAACTCAATCTAGATAACTCTCAATACCAGTTTTAAACCAAATCAGATGGAAAAACTTTTACATCCGCCCAAAAAGAGCAGGAATAGTCTGAAGAAAAGTCTTTGGCTATGCTCATGCCTGCTGTTAGCAGGAAATGGACTGGCGGCAGATGCCATAGCGTCTACCGTATATGTGCAGGCCACTCAAGCCCAGAAAGTAACTGTAAAAGGAAAAGTAATTGCCGGTGATGACGGTAGTACATTACCTGGCGTAACAATTCTGGCCAATCAGCAGGCTGTTGGCATTTCAAATGCAGAAGGTAACTTTAAAGTAGATGTGGCAGTTGGAACTGTTCTGTCTTTCAGATTTGTAGGCTACCAGCAACAGAATGTAACTGTAACCAAAGCCGAAGAAAACCTGGCTGTAACCCTGGCCCTGGATAGCAAGCAGCTTTCTGAAGTTGTGGTAACTGCCCTTGGAATCAAGCGTGAAGAAAAAGCGCTGGGTTACGCAATATCGCAGGTAAAAGGCGAAGACCTTACAAATGCTGTTTCAAACAACTGGACAGATGCCTTATCAGGTAAAGTTGCTGGTTTGAACATGGTAAAATCTGGTGGTGGCCCGGTGGGCTCCAACAAGATTGTACTTCGCGGCGAAAACAACCTGACCGGTAACAACGAAGCACTTATAGTTGTGGATGGTGTAGTGATGAGCAGTCCACGTACCGGTACAGGTAGCGGCGCCTATCTTTCATCAGACAACCCGGTTGACTTTGGTAGCGGATTGAATGATATCAACCCGGAAGATATTGAGAGTGTATCTGTACTAAAAGGACCTGGTGCAGCTGCACTTTACGGTGCCAGAGGTGCAAACGGTGCGATCATTATTACTACTAAGTCAGGTAATTCTAAGAAAAAAGGTATTGGCGTTACGTTTAACTCTAATACAACTATAGGCACCATCTCTAACTGGCCAGATTATCAGTATGAGTACGGCCAGGGAACCGGAGGACAGGACCTTTACTATTCTTACCTGAATACCGAAGACGGAAAGAGTACTAGAAGTACCAGTTCTGCCTGGGGGCCACGCTTTAATGGACAGAGCTATTACCAGTACGATCCACTGACCGACTCTACAGGAGCAGAAAGAACACCATGGGTGCCTTATAAAAACAACCGTAAAGATTTCTTTGAGGCTTCAAAAACGTTCCAGAACAGCATCAGTATTGATGGTGGCAACGATCGTACTTCTGCCCGATTATCTTTTACAAACCTGCACAACGAGTGGATCGTGCCTAACACAGGCTATAAGCGTAACACCATCGCACTATCGTTAAACCATAAGGTTACTGATAAGCTGCAGTTCGCTTCAAAAATTAATTATACCAACAATAGCAGCGATAACCTGCCATCTACAGGGTATAATAACCACACCATCATGTATTTCATCAGAGGTTTATCTCCTAACCTCGACCTAAATTGGTTTAAACCTTACTGGAAAGCTGGCCGGGAAGGTATAGAGCAGCACACACCTTTCAGCGGTATCCTGGATAACCCTTACCTGCAGGCCCATGAAATGCTGAACAGCTCTAACCGTGACGGTATAGTTGGTAACGTATCGGCTACCTACAACTTTACAAATGATCTGAGCCTGATGGTGCGCTCTTCACTTGAGTTTGCACATGATGCACGTTCGCAGCAGCGCCCATGGGATACACAGAAGTTCCCGTTCGGTATGTACCGTACACAGAGTATCTTCAGTCGCGAAATGAACAACGACTTCCTGTTAAGCTATAAGCGTGAAATTTCTGAGAAGTTTGACGGTGGCCTTTCGTTGGGTGGAAGCATGATGAGCAACCGTTATAAAAAAGATGAACTTCGTGCTGAAAAGCTGCTTATTCCGGGTATTTACTCTTTTGCAAACAGCAAGGAAACACCAATTTCTTACCCATACCGCAGCGAATACGATGTAAACAGTATTTATGCGCTGGGCGAGTTTAGTTACGATAATATTATCTTCCTGGATGTTACAGGTCGCCAGGACTGGACAAGTACGCTAGCCAGTAAGTTCAATCCTAACCCGGATCCGTTCTTCTACTACTCTGTAAACCTGAGCGGTATTATTTCTGACATGGTTCAGATGCCAAATTCCATATCATTCCTGAAAGTGAGAAGCTCTTACTCACAGGTAGGTAGCGGTGGCACAGACCCTTATCTTACTGCTTACACATATGGTGTAGAAGAAGGATTCCCGTCAGGACTTGCTAACCCGACAAACTTGCCAAACTATTTCATGTTGCCATTAAAGACTAATACAGCAGAAGTTGGATTAGATGTACGCTTGTTTAAGAGCCGCCTGAATTTTGACGTATCAGTGTATCAGGGTAAAACAAAAGACCAGATACTAGAGGCACCAGTAGATCGCTCTACCGGACACAGCGCACAATACATGAATGCAGGTCTGGTTAAAAACGAAGGGATAGAGATACAGGCAAGCGCTAAACTGGTTGAGAACTGGAATGGTCTGGATCTTGGCGTATTTGCCACGTATGCTGCCAACAGAAACGAAGTTGTAGCACTTACCGATAGCCTTACCACACTTATAATGGCTTCTGGCCCACGCGGAACGATGGAAGCGCGTCCGGGCGGAACAATGGGAGCAATCTATGGACTTGGTTATGAGCGCGCACCTGACGGTCAGATAATTTACGGAGAAAACGGTTTGCCAAAGCTTAGTGACGAGGTGAAATACATTGGAAAAGTAACTCCGGACTGGAGAGGAAGCATCGGTACAAACCTGAAGTATAAGCAGTTTGGCCTGAATGTGTTGTTTGATGGTCAGTTTGGTGGTAAAGCTTACTCGTTAACACACGCTGTGTTGATGGAAGAAGGTAAACTTAAGAAATCGTTACCGGGCCGCTACAATGGTATAGTTGGTGATGGTGTAATTATGAATGCTGATGGAACTTACCGCAAAAATGATGTGCTGGTAATGAATATGGCGCAATACTACACTGCCCATTTCCACCGCGATAACGTGGAATCCAACACATTCAGCACAGACTATATCAAACTGCGCGAAGTACGCCTAGACTACCAGGTACCTGCTACACTGTTGCAGAAAATAAAAGTGCAGCGCGCCAGCATCGGTATATTTGGTCGTGACCTGTTCATGATCACAGATTGGCCTGCCTTCGACCCAGAAGTTGGTACGTTGAGTGGCAGCGATATAGTAGGTGGATTTGAAGTAGGACAGTTCCCGCCAACCAGAACGTTCGGTCTGAACCTGACAGTAGGCATTTAATTAATCGGAAGAAGTCATCATGAAAAAGATAAAATTATTCGCAATATCGGCTTTGGCGGTTACCTGCCTTGCTACTTCCTCGTGTACCAAAGACTTCGAGGAACTGAATACAAACCCGAACGAAACGGTAGTGGCCACACCTGCCTCTTTGCTGGCACCGGCACTGCACGATGTTGTTACCCGCAATAACAACCGTGCACTTCGCCTGACCAACGAGCTGATGCAGGTGCACGCAACCATATTAAATAACGACGAGATACACCGCTATGTAATAAGACCTGGCGAGTCAGATTATATGTGGAACAACTGGTACCTGCAGCGTACCAACTTTGTAAATATTTACAACAGTGCACTTGTAACGCAAAACAAGAGCTACATGGCTATTGGTCTGATACTGGATGTGTGGGTAACTTCTCTGATCACAGACATGTTTGGCGATGTGCCTTACTCAGAAGCGAACAAAGGGCGGGATGGTATACTTCAGCCTAAATTCGATAAGCAGGAGATGATCTACAAAGACCTGTTTGCGAAACTGGAAGAGGCAAATGCACTTCTGGCTTCTGTAGAAGCCGCTGAATTAGCTGCTGGTGTTCTTCCTCCGGCAATGTTGCCAGAAGATGAAAGATCGCTGGATCCGCTCTACAATGGTAACCTTAATCTTTGGCGTAAGTTTGGTAACTCGTTATACCTGCGACTTTTAATGCGTACTTCAGACCGACCGGAAGCTGGCGCATCTAATAAGATCCGTGAGATAGCAGAAACTAACCCGAGTTTCTACCCGATTTTCTCAAATAACGCAGAATCAGCTATTCTGAGATATACCAGTACTTTACCTCTTGTTTCTGCCTTTACAAACATGCGTGAGTATGACTTTAACGGTAGCCATGGTTTAACAGAGTTTTTTGTGAATAATCTGAATGCTATGGAAGATCCGCGTCGTACGAAATGGGCTACAAAGTTTGGATCAGACTACTATGGCATACCAAGCGGTTATGCAGCTGGCAATATCCCGGAAAGACAGTCATCTTATCCTAAGGCACTGATGAATGAGCCGCTTTTGGGTAACATCATCAACTATGCTGAGGTGCAGTTCATTCTTTCAGAAGCTGCTTTAAAAGGTTATGTTACTGCTGACCCTAAATCCTACTACGATCAGGGTGTAACTGCTGCTATAACTATGTGGAACCTGGAAGTTCCGGCAGGACATTTGGCGAAACCAGCTGTAGCCTTCGATCCTGCAGCAGGCTTTGAAGCTAAAATGGAGCAGATCATGCTACAGAAGTATTTTACACTTTTCTTTACCGATTTCCAGCAGTGGTATGAGTTCCGCAGAACTGGTCACCCGGTACTGCCTATTGGACCTGGAGTGCAGAACAACGGTCAGATGCCGTCCCGTTTTAGATACCCGGTAGTGGTACAGTCGCTGAATGGTGCCAACTATAACGCTGCTGTAGCAGAAATGGGCGCTGACGATATCAATACCAAAGTTTGGTGGGATATAGACTAACAGCAGTAACGAACTATAGATTTTAAAGACAAACGTCATGAAAAATAGATATTTATCATTTCTGGCCATCTGCTTAAGTGTTTTAGGTTTCACTTCCTGCGTGGAGGAAAATCCAAATCCTTCGGAAGGTACTCCTAATCCGGTTGCATCACTTTTTGTAGTGCGCGAAGCATTTCACGAAACAGATCTGGCATTAGGACAGGGGCCATTGTTTGGTGCTTATACTGCAGGTGGTGTTGTAGTATCAAGCCCGGAGGGAAAAAACTGGCCGGCAGGTATTGTTGCCATACAAGACTCATGGAGAGGCCTGCAAAGAGGTATGTTGCTTAACCTTGGAGAACAAGCTGCTGCAAACTATGCTGTAGGCGATTCTATCCTGTTTGATGTAAGAGGAACCGTTCTTACACGTAAAAATGGTGTACTGCAAATAAACGGTTTGAAGCCAGAGAGTATTCAGGTTAAAGCTACAGGGTTACCAGTGGCACCAAAAGCTGTTGCGGTTGCGGAGTTGCTTGCTAATTATGACAAATACGAAAGTAAACTGGTAATGGTAACAGGTGATATAGACCCGTTACCGGTTGCCGGAGACACGTATGCGGGTAAAAAGCAGATCGGTGATGGTTCTGGTAAAACTATAACATTGCAGACAGATGCCGATGCAGTTTTTGCCGGACGTAAATTACTGGCAAGTGCCAGCTTTGTAGGTATTCTGACAAAGGCTGAAGACGGAACGCCTGTGTTGCGCATGCGTACTTTTGCAGATGCTGTTAACCCAAGCGGGCCTATTTACCAAGGTTGGCCGGAAAAGTTTGAGGCACCTGCTGCTTCGACTAAATCGAGCTACGATATGACTACAAAGGGCTTGACAAATGAAGTAGACCTAAGTACAGGAAACTGGACATTATATCAGTCCATATTAGGGGATCTTGACGCAAAAAGGGATGTGATTGTTTCTGGTAAACAAGCTGTACGCTTCCAGCAGAACTTAACTGTATCTG
This genomic interval carries:
- a CDS encoding DUF5689 domain-containing protein, which gives rise to MKNRYLSFLAICLSVLGFTSCVEENPNPSEGTPNPVASLFVVREAFHETDLALGQGPLFGAYTAGGVVVSSPEGKNWPAGIVAIQDSWRGLQRGMLLNLGEQAAANYAVGDSILFDVRGTVLTRKNGVLQINGLKPESIQVKATGLPVAPKAVAVAELLANYDKYESKLVMVTGDIDPLPVAGDTYAGKKQIGDGSGKTITLQTDADAVFAGRKLLASASFVGILTKAEDGTPVLRMRTFADAVNPSGPIYQGWPEKFEAPAASTKSSYDMTTKGLTNEVDLSTGNWTLYQSILGDLDAKRDVIVSGKQAVRFQQNLTVSGYLQMNFDLPKGASKVTVWYATYSTDKPSQWRLEYSQDQGATWQQIGADVKDVARDYKMASFLMDIPGPVRFRINKLGLGASGTKDKDGNIVENGRLGIDDFAVYSN
- the glpT gene encoding glycerol-3-phosphate transporter, which translates into the protein MRLIAPAPHTDRLPLERIDPEYKRLRLQVFIGIFVGYAGYYLVRKNFSLVMPELIAQGYSKADLGFALSGVSIAYGLSKFLMGNLSDRSNARTFLSVGLLLSALTMIFMGFVPFATSSILIMFVLLFLNGWFQGMGWPPCGRVMVHWFSTKERGTKMSIWNVAHNVGGGLIGPLSIAAIAIFGTWQSILYFPGLVALLSALVTYMLVRDTPQSCGLPTIEEYKNDYPKNYSAEHEKELSAKDIFFKYVFNNRLLWYIAFANAFVYLVRYGILDWAPTYLEEAKGFSVKETGWAYFAYEYAGIPGTLLCGWLSDKVFKGRRAPATIIYMVLVLVAVIVYWKNPAGNIWIDNLALIAIGFLIYGPVMLIGVQALDLVAKKAAGTAAGLTGLFGYMGGALFANIAMGFVVDEWGWDGGFMVLVAACLLSIFFTALTWNKEKENLQLTQSR
- a CDS encoding SusD/RagB family nutrient-binding outer membrane lipoprotein, with protein sequence MKKIKLFAISALAVTCLATSSCTKDFEELNTNPNETVVATPASLLAPALHDVVTRNNNRALRLTNELMQVHATILNNDEIHRYVIRPGESDYMWNNWYLQRTNFVNIYNSALVTQNKSYMAIGLILDVWVTSLITDMFGDVPYSEANKGRDGILQPKFDKQEMIYKDLFAKLEEANALLASVEAAELAAGVLPPAMLPEDERSLDPLYNGNLNLWRKFGNSLYLRLLMRTSDRPEAGASNKIREIAETNPSFYPIFSNNAESAILRYTSTLPLVSAFTNMREYDFNGSHGLTEFFVNNLNAMEDPRRTKWATKFGSDYYGIPSGYAAGNIPERQSSYPKALMNEPLLGNIINYAEVQFILSEAALKGYVTADPKSYYDQGVTAAITMWNLEVPAGHLAKPAVAFDPAAGFEAKMEQIMLQKYFTLFFTDFQQWYEFRRTGHPVLPIGPGVQNNGQMPSRFRYPVVVQSLNGANYNAAVAEMGADDINTKVWWDID
- a CDS encoding SusC/RagA family TonB-linked outer membrane protein; amino-acid sequence: MEKLLHPPKKSRNSLKKSLWLCSCLLLAGNGLAADAIASTVYVQATQAQKVTVKGKVIAGDDGSTLPGVTILANQQAVGISNAEGNFKVDVAVGTVLSFRFVGYQQQNVTVTKAEENLAVTLALDSKQLSEVVVTALGIKREEKALGYAISQVKGEDLTNAVSNNWTDALSGKVAGLNMVKSGGGPVGSNKIVLRGENNLTGNNEALIVVDGVVMSSPRTGTGSGAYLSSDNPVDFGSGLNDINPEDIESVSVLKGPGAAALYGARGANGAIIITTKSGNSKKKGIGVTFNSNTTIGTISNWPDYQYEYGQGTGGQDLYYSYLNTEDGKSTRSTSSAWGPRFNGQSYYQYDPLTDSTGAERTPWVPYKNNRKDFFEASKTFQNSISIDGGNDRTSARLSFTNLHNEWIVPNTGYKRNTIALSLNHKVTDKLQFASKINYTNNSSDNLPSTGYNNHTIMYFIRGLSPNLDLNWFKPYWKAGREGIEQHTPFSGILDNPYLQAHEMLNSSNRDGIVGNVSATYNFTNDLSLMVRSSLEFAHDARSQQRPWDTQKFPFGMYRTQSIFSREMNNDFLLSYKREISEKFDGGLSLGGSMMSNRYKKDELRAEKLLIPGIYSFANSKETPISYPYRSEYDVNSIYALGEFSYDNIIFLDVTGRQDWTSTLASKFNPNPDPFFYYSVNLSGIISDMVQMPNSISFLKVRSSYSQVGSGGTDPYLTAYTYGVEEGFPSGLANPTNLPNYFMLPLKTNTAEVGLDVRLFKSRLNFDVSVYQGKTKDQILEAPVDRSTGHSAQYMNAGLVKNEGIEIQASAKLVENWNGLDLGVFATYAANRNEVVALTDSLTTLIMASGPRGTMEARPGGTMGAIYGLGYERAPDGQIIYGENGLPKLSDEVKYIGKVTPDWRGSIGTNLKYKQFGLNVLFDGQFGGKAYSLTHAVLMEEGKLKKSLPGRYNGIVGDGVIMNADGTYRKNDVLVMNMAQYYTAHFHRDNVESNTFSTDYIKLREVRLDYQVPATLLQKIKVQRASIGIFGRDLFMITDWPAFDPEVGTLSGSDIVGGFEVGQFPPTRTFGLNLTVGI